A window of the Rhodoluna limnophila genome harbors these coding sequences:
- the lipA gene encoding lipoyl synthase — translation MTEQKPERKLLRIEARNSSVPIEKKPEWIKTTAHMGPEYQALQKLVKGENLHTVCQEAGCPNIFECWEDREATFLIGGSQCTRRCDFCQIDTGKPDAFDADEPRRVGDSVRQMELRYATVTGVARDDLEDEGAWLYAETIRQIHQQSPGTGVEILVPDFSGNPELLGKVFDARPEVFAHNVETVPRIFKEIRPAFRYERSLDVLTQARDYGLVTKSNLILGMGETREEISQAMQDLFDAGTDILTITQYLRPTPKHHPVSRWVKPIEFAEMAEEAEEIGFLGVLSGPLVRSSYRAGRLWAQTMQKKGFEIPAHLSHLAEAAAKSGFGQAVH, via the coding sequence GTGACCGAACAAAAACCCGAGCGCAAGCTACTGAGAATCGAAGCTCGCAACAGCTCAGTACCAATCGAAAAGAAGCCGGAATGGATCAAGACCACGGCGCATATGGGACCTGAGTATCAAGCCCTACAGAAGCTGGTAAAAGGCGAGAACCTTCACACCGTCTGCCAAGAGGCAGGATGCCCAAACATCTTCGAGTGTTGGGAAGACCGCGAGGCAACATTTCTGATCGGTGGGTCTCAGTGCACCAGACGCTGCGATTTCTGCCAGATCGACACTGGTAAGCCAGACGCTTTTGACGCAGATGAACCGCGGCGCGTGGGCGATTCGGTTCGACAGATGGAACTTCGATACGCAACCGTCACTGGAGTTGCCAGAGACGATCTTGAGGATGAAGGTGCTTGGTTGTATGCCGAAACCATCCGCCAAATCCACCAGCAATCGCCGGGTACGGGTGTTGAAATTCTGGTTCCTGACTTCTCGGGGAATCCGGAACTTCTTGGAAAAGTGTTTGACGCGCGCCCAGAGGTTTTTGCTCACAATGTCGAGACGGTTCCACGAATCTTCAAAGAGATTCGACCTGCTTTCCGTTATGAGCGCTCACTTGATGTACTTACGCAGGCTAGAGACTATGGTCTCGTGACCAAATCCAACCTCATTCTTGGCATGGGAGAAACCCGCGAAGAGATTTCGCAGGCCATGCAGGACCTGTTTGACGCCGGAACTGACATCCTCACCATTACCCAGTACCTGCGACCAACACCTAAGCACCACCCAGTCAGCCGATGGGTAAAGCCAATTGAGTTTGCAGAAATGGCCGAAGAAGCCGAGGAAATCGGATTCCTTGGGGTTCTATCGGGGCCACTGGTCCGCAGTTCCTATCGCGCCGGACGACTCTGGGCTCAAACGATGCAGAAGAAGGGCTTTGAAATCCCCGCCCATCTCAGTCATCTAGCCGAGGCTGCTGCGAAAAGCGGTTTTGGACAAGCAGTTCACTAG
- a CDS encoding RDD family protein: MTEKLWAGKRLGLPEQGTGSLAKVPRRVFGLCIDWGISLLISAGLFAGDNLATLVAFGLMQWLMVATLGASFGHMVCRMRVLRLGHPYVGFRAAFLRVSMILLIIPAIVWDNDNRGLHDKLAGTALVLR, from the coding sequence ATGACAGAAAAACTGTGGGCCGGAAAGCGGCTAGGCCTCCCAGAACAGGGCACCGGATCCCTCGCAAAGGTTCCAAGGAGAGTTTTTGGGCTTTGTATTGACTGGGGGATTTCGCTGCTAATCTCTGCCGGGTTGTTCGCCGGCGATAACCTAGCCACCCTGGTTGCCTTTGGGTTGATGCAATGGCTAATGGTTGCCACGCTCGGTGCGAGCTTCGGTCACATGGTTTGTCGAATGCGTGTTCTTAGACTGGGGCATCCATACGTCGGATTCAGAGCTGCATTTTTGCGTGTTTCGATGATCTTGCTGATCATCCCGGCAATTGTTTGGGACAACGATAATCGCGGTCTACACGACAAATTGGCGGGAACAGCGTTAGTACTGCGCTAA
- a CDS encoding bifunctional [glutamine synthetase] adenylyltransferase/[glutamine synthetase]-adenylyl-L-tyrosine phosphorylase: MSDRGRGMGLSELARFGFADLSSTTAKLDQLVKLVGDSGRSALADLAVCADPDQALNALLFLAESNSAKVKAILKKSDSSRRLCLLLGASSALGDFLKRRPECLNYFDKAIAALPTQALATEFFRSRVVPLLVPGFNSPDVWSALRIAYRESLLQIAIYDLSMVDVKGGLPSVAASLADIAGAALEVAIEIARVELSSTTDHGVFTAEEIQNTEFSVIAMGKCGARELNYISDVDVIYVAGSKSAELANERAVEIATKLATRMMRAIDATAAEPMLWQVDPNLRPEGKSGALVRTLESHLAYYERWAQSWEFQALLKARPLAGSLELGEAYVNALAPKVWSSASRENFVESVQKMRERVTDYIPASEVDAQIKLGPGGLRDVEFTVQLLQLVHGRTDPSVRHRDTISAINALATAGYVGRSEAAAFAESYRFLRLLEHRIQLSDMRRTHLMPASDTRRRALARAVNPKWTVEELLSAWDSVKLEVRALHQKIFYRPLLSAVSRLDGESLSLTDTQAEDRLHAIGFQDPKGALVHIAALTSGLSRRAAIQKQLLPVLLQWFSEGSDPDSALLSFRRLSEDLGESHWYLRMLRDSTYAAQRMTQVLANSKLATSLFERIPEAAAWFEKPEDLIPLPTSEITSEFEAVIGRHDSSEKAINGVRSIRRRETLRIALGAVLGDIDITQVSNSLSGLFEAYLRAVLSIAVEFKDLDLAPGSVSEHVDLGIIAMGRFGGEELGFGSDADVMFVYRVADGADPALAQKVAERVISEIKRLSSDPLLEFELDLDLRPEGKNGPVARSLDSYAAYYARWANTWEAQALLRARPIAGSPELQSQFLTLINQYRYPTELTESAIVEIRRIKARVETERLPLGADPRRHLKLGRGSLSDVEWLVQLLQLQYGNEHPSIRTPKTLQALEACAREGLIAEHDARVLAEAWTLASRVRSASILWANKRTDVLPTDRRQLEGMARILEYPRGGAGQLQEDYLAFTRRSRAVFERIFYGFEPDAKPE, translated from the coding sequence ATGTCCGATAGAGGTCGTGGCATGGGTCTGTCTGAGCTGGCCAGGTTCGGTTTTGCAGACCTAAGCTCCACGACCGCAAAACTCGACCAACTGGTGAAGCTGGTTGGTGACTCGGGTCGTTCAGCATTGGCTGACTTGGCGGTTTGCGCTGATCCTGACCAGGCATTGAATGCCTTGCTATTTCTAGCTGAATCAAACTCGGCCAAGGTAAAGGCAATCCTCAAGAAGTCGGACTCATCCCGCAGGCTTTGTTTGCTGCTCGGAGCGTCATCAGCGCTTGGTGATTTCCTGAAGCGTCGGCCCGAATGCCTGAACTACTTCGATAAGGCAATTGCCGCCTTGCCAACTCAGGCTTTGGCCACGGAATTTTTTAGGTCCAGAGTCGTGCCTCTCTTGGTGCCGGGGTTCAATTCGCCTGATGTCTGGTCTGCACTTCGAATTGCCTACCGAGAATCCTTGCTTCAAATCGCTATCTATGACCTTTCGATGGTTGACGTCAAAGGCGGATTGCCTTCTGTGGCGGCATCTCTGGCAGACATTGCCGGAGCGGCTTTGGAAGTAGCAATCGAAATTGCTCGGGTTGAACTGTCGAGCACTACCGACCATGGAGTATTTACTGCCGAGGAGATTCAAAACACGGAATTTTCTGTTATTGCTATGGGTAAGTGCGGTGCCCGTGAGCTGAATTACATCAGCGATGTTGACGTAATTTATGTTGCTGGCAGCAAAAGCGCCGAACTTGCTAATGAGCGTGCAGTTGAAATCGCCACCAAGCTTGCCACCCGAATGATGCGAGCTATTGACGCGACGGCTGCTGAACCTATGTTGTGGCAGGTAGACCCAAATCTGCGACCAGAGGGTAAATCAGGGGCACTGGTTCGCACTCTCGAATCACACCTGGCTTACTACGAGCGCTGGGCCCAAAGTTGGGAGTTCCAAGCGCTCCTAAAAGCTAGGCCGCTTGCAGGATCTTTGGAACTTGGCGAAGCCTATGTCAACGCTCTCGCGCCAAAGGTTTGGTCCTCTGCATCACGTGAGAATTTCGTTGAGTCGGTGCAAAAGATGCGTGAGCGTGTCACCGATTACATTCCGGCAAGTGAAGTGGACGCTCAAATTAAGCTCGGCCCTGGCGGCCTTAGAGACGTTGAATTCACTGTGCAGCTGCTGCAGCTTGTGCATGGACGTACCGACCCATCGGTCAGGCACAGAGATACGATTTCGGCTATAAACGCCCTCGCCACTGCAGGGTATGTCGGCCGTTCAGAGGCAGCGGCTTTTGCAGAGAGTTACCGATTCTTGCGCCTTCTTGAGCACCGGATTCAACTTTCGGACATGCGTCGTACCCATCTGATGCCCGCGAGTGATACCCGCCGTCGCGCATTGGCTCGCGCTGTGAATCCAAAGTGGACAGTCGAGGAGCTTTTGTCGGCTTGGGACTCGGTCAAGCTGGAAGTTAGGGCTCTTCATCAAAAGATTTTTTACCGGCCACTGCTGAGCGCCGTATCTCGTCTAGATGGTGAAAGTCTTTCCCTCACTGACACCCAGGCCGAGGACCGACTGCACGCCATCGGTTTTCAGGACCCAAAGGGAGCGCTTGTCCACATCGCCGCGTTGACTTCAGGGTTGTCGAGGAGGGCTGCGATTCAAAAGCAGTTGCTGCCTGTCCTGCTGCAATGGTTCTCAGAGGGTTCTGACCCAGATTCTGCGCTGCTTTCCTTCCGTCGTCTGAGTGAGGACCTAGGGGAGTCCCACTGGTACCTGCGCATGCTACGAGACAGCACTTATGCGGCTCAGCGAATGACTCAGGTTCTTGCTAACAGCAAGCTGGCCACAAGCCTTTTTGAGCGTATCCCCGAGGCTGCGGCGTGGTTCGAGAAGCCAGAAGACCTGATTCCGTTGCCTACTTCCGAGATCACAAGTGAATTCGAAGCGGTTATCGGGCGCCACGATTCTTCAGAGAAGGCGATCAACGGTGTCCGGAGTATTCGGAGGCGTGAAACCCTTCGTATAGCGCTTGGGGCTGTCCTTGGAGACATCGACATAACGCAGGTGTCAAACAGCCTTAGCGGCCTTTTTGAGGCCTATCTGCGGGCGGTGTTGAGCATCGCAGTTGAATTCAAAGACCTCGATCTAGCACCAGGATCAGTCAGCGAGCACGTAGATCTCGGCATTATTGCAATGGGTCGCTTCGGCGGCGAAGAGCTTGGCTTTGGTTCGGATGCGGACGTCATGTTCGTCTACCGGGTAGCTGATGGCGCCGATCCCGCTCTCGCGCAAAAAGTGGCCGAGAGAGTTATAAGTGAAATTAAGCGGCTAAGTTCTGACCCACTTCTTGAATTTGAGTTGGATCTTGATCTGCGACCTGAAGGTAAAAACGGTCCGGTTGCTCGGTCGCTTGATTCCTATGCTGCCTACTATGCCCGATGGGCTAACACTTGGGAGGCTCAGGCCCTCCTGCGAGCACGCCCGATAGCCGGGTCCCCCGAGTTGCAATCGCAATTTCTGACGCTCATCAATCAGTACCGATACCCAACCGAGCTGACGGAAAGCGCCATAGTAGAGATTCGCAGAATCAAGGCCCGGGTTGAGACTGAACGACTTCCGCTAGGCGCTGACCCTCGCCGCCACTTGAAACTAGGCCGAGGTTCATTGAGTGACGTCGAGTGGCTCGTGCAGCTTCTTCAACTTCAGTACGGAAATGAACACCCCTCAATTCGCACACCAAAAACTCTGCAGGCGCTTGAAGCGTGCGCACGTGAAGGGCTAATTGCGGAGCATGACGCACGCGTGTTGGCTGAGGCTTGGACACTTGCGTCTCGGGTTCGCTCTGCTTCAATCTTGTGGGCCAATAAGCGCACGGATGTACTTCCGACTGATCGTCGTCAACTCGAGGGTATGGCTCGAATTCTGGAATATCCGCGAGGGGGAGCGGGCCAGCTTCAGGAGGATTATTTGGCGTTCACTCGGCGCTCTCGCGCAGTGTTTGAGCGCATCTTTTACGGATTCGAACCGGACGCCAAGCCCGAATAG
- the glnA gene encoding type I glutamate--ammonia ligase, which translates to MFKTASEVVKYIKDNDVKFLDVRFTDLPGVQQHFNLPAAMIDEQFFIDGQLFDGSSIRGFASINESDMQLIPDVGTAYIDAFRAQKTLVMIFDVYNPRNGEIYGRDPRQTAKKAQAYLATTGIADTAFFAPEAEFFIFDDVRYEYKQNGSMHFVDSDEAAWNSGREEAGGNLANKTPYKGGYFPVTPTDKHADMRDDIVSELLAVGLEVERSHHEVGTAGQGEINYKFDTLLSSADDILKFKYIVKNVAERWGKTATFMPKPLFGDNGSGMHVHMSLWKDGKPLFYDESGYGGLSDLARWYIGGILKHAPSLLAFTNPTVNSYHRLVPGFEAPVNLVYSAGNRSAAIRIPMTGTNPKAKRIEFRAPDASSNPYLAFAAMLMAGLDGIKNRIEPHEPVDKDLYELPAEEAALIPQVPGNLEDVLKALEADHDYLLEGGVFTKDLIENWINYKREHEIKPLALRPHPYEFELYFGC; encoded by the coding sequence ATGTTCAAGACTGCCTCAGAGGTTGTTAAGTACATCAAGGACAACGACGTAAAGTTCCTTGACGTTCGATTCACCGACCTACCTGGTGTTCAGCAGCACTTCAACCTTCCAGCAGCGATGATCGATGAGCAGTTCTTCATCGATGGTCAGTTGTTCGACGGTTCATCGATCCGCGGCTTTGCCTCAATCAATGAGTCAGACATGCAGCTCATCCCAGACGTCGGCACCGCATACATCGATGCATTCCGTGCTCAGAAGACTCTGGTTATGATCTTCGACGTTTACAACCCACGTAACGGTGAAATCTACGGTCGCGACCCACGCCAGACTGCCAAGAAGGCTCAGGCTTACCTTGCAACCACCGGCATCGCAGACACCGCATTCTTTGCTCCAGAAGCTGAATTCTTCATCTTTGATGACGTTCGCTACGAGTACAAGCAGAACGGCTCAATGCACTTTGTTGACTCAGATGAAGCTGCTTGGAACTCAGGTCGCGAAGAGGCCGGCGGTAACCTAGCTAACAAGACCCCTTACAAGGGTGGATACTTCCCAGTTACCCCAACCGACAAGCACGCTGACATGCGCGATGACATTGTTTCAGAGCTTCTTGCAGTAGGACTAGAGGTAGAGCGCAGCCACCACGAGGTTGGTACTGCAGGCCAGGGTGAGATCAACTACAAGTTCGACACCCTACTTTCATCTGCAGATGACATCCTGAAGTTCAAGTACATCGTCAAGAACGTAGCTGAGCGTTGGGGCAAGACTGCCACCTTCATGCCGAAGCCACTATTCGGCGACAACGGCTCAGGTATGCACGTTCACATGTCTCTTTGGAAAGATGGCAAGCCATTGTTCTACGACGAGTCAGGCTACGGCGGTCTTTCAGACCTAGCACGCTGGTACATCGGTGGTATTTTGAAGCACGCTCCATCACTGCTTGCATTCACCAACCCAACCGTAAACAGCTACCACCGCCTAGTTCCAGGTTTCGAAGCGCCAGTAAACCTTGTTTACTCAGCTGGTAACCGTTCAGCTGCCATCCGCATCCCGATGACCGGAACAAACCCTAAGGCAAAGCGCATTGAGTTCCGCGCTCCTGATGCATCGTCTAACCCATACCTAGCGTTCGCAGCAATGCTTATGGCTGGTCTTGACGGTATCAAGAACCGCATCGAGCCACACGAGCCTGTTGACAAGGACCTTTACGAGCTACCGGCAGAGGAAGCAGCACTTATTCCTCAGGTTCCTGGAAACCTTGAAGATGTTCTTAAGGCACTTGAGGCAGACCACGACTACCTACTAGAGGGCGGCGTGTTCACCAAGGACCTAATCGAGAACTGGATCAACTACAAGCGCGAGCACGAAATCAAGCCTCTTGCTCTTCGTCCTCACCCATACGAGTTCGAGCTGTACTTCGGTTGCTAA
- a CDS encoding RidA family protein produces MAADKLISSGGPWESVLGYSRAVVAGDYVHVSGSTATVDGQLQHEGDAYGQTKVALEVIAKALAQVGYGVEDVVRSRVYLANGADMDAAGKAHGEVFGEIRPALTMLAGIQFINPNMLVEIEVDAWKRS; encoded by the coding sequence ATGGCAGCAGACAAGTTGATTTCAAGCGGTGGACCATGGGAGTCAGTTTTGGGCTACTCTCGTGCGGTAGTTGCTGGCGATTACGTCCACGTGTCCGGCTCCACAGCAACTGTGGACGGCCAACTTCAGCACGAGGGTGATGCCTACGGTCAGACCAAGGTTGCTCTTGAAGTAATTGCCAAGGCGCTTGCTCAGGTTGGTTATGGAGTTGAAGATGTTGTCCGCTCAAGGGTTTACCTAGCCAACGGTGCTGACATGGATGCCGCAGGTAAAGCGCATGGTGAAGTCTTTGGTGAAATTCGCCCAGCACTAACCATGCTCGCTGGCATTCAGTTCATCAACCCAAACATGCTGGTCGAGATTGAAGTGGATGCCTGGAAGCGTAGCTAA
- a CDS encoding DUF4191 domain-containing protein — protein sequence MAKKDTKTQKAPGQMRQLWRVYVMTAKGDKTSVLWASLGFVLTVLAAITFSAVTAPGNVTNLVLFSITGVLSGILVAMIVMSRKAERVAYMQIEGQQGAVGAVVANGLRRNWRGSEMPVAINGKTRDAVYRTIGPGGIVLIGEGPKSRVQPLLEDERKKVSRIAPGAPIQTIIVGTDENSVRIYDLKKSLYKLKKVLNRSEVSVVDKRLASLGMNIPIPKGMDPAKIRASRK from the coding sequence ATGGCTAAAAAAGACACCAAAACTCAAAAAGCACCTGGTCAAATGCGTCAGCTTTGGCGCGTCTATGTAATGACCGCCAAGGGCGACAAGACTTCCGTACTATGGGCGTCCCTTGGGTTTGTGCTCACCGTTTTGGCAGCCATCACATTTAGCGCCGTGACTGCTCCGGGCAACGTGACTAACCTGGTTCTATTCAGCATTACCGGAGTTCTCTCGGGCATTTTGGTCGCGATGATTGTCATGTCTCGCAAGGCCGAGCGCGTGGCGTACATGCAAATCGAAGGTCAACAGGGCGCAGTTGGCGCAGTTGTGGCCAATGGACTGCGCCGTAACTGGCGCGGTAGCGAGATGCCGGTTGCAATCAACGGCAAGACGCGCGATGCCGTCTACCGCACCATCGGTCCGGGCGGAATCGTCTTGATTGGCGAGGGTCCAAAGTCACGCGTGCAGCCTTTGCTCGAAGATGAGCGCAAGAAGGTTTCACGAATCGCTCCGGGTGCGCCGATTCAGACCATTATTGTCGGCACCGATGAGAATTCAGTGCGAATTTACGACTTGAAGAAGTCCCTATACAAACTTAAGAAAGTTCTGAACCGGTCTGAGGTTTCAGTGGTCGACAAGCGTCTGGCTTCACTTGGTATGAACATTCCAATTCCAAAGGGAATGGATCCTGCAAAAATCCGCGCATCACGCAAGTAA
- the lipB gene encoding lipoyl(octanoyl) transferase LipB: MPDFLTAGLSPDLVGYEEGWQLQREIHSKVVAHEIPDTVILLEHSSVFTAGKRTEDSERPVDGTPVIDVDRGGKITWHGPGQLVGYPIMKLPRPIDVVGYVRWLEDVLIKTCAEFGLITERVEGRSGVWAPLNGSHVKVAAIGIRVAEHTTMHGFALNCNNSLDPYETIIACGIRDAKTSTLTELLGREITPAMAAEVVKKHLKEIGKVEL; this comes from the coding sequence ATGCCTGACTTTCTCACCGCCGGACTTAGCCCTGATTTGGTCGGCTATGAAGAGGGATGGCAACTGCAGCGTGAGATCCACAGCAAGGTTGTTGCCCATGAAATCCCAGACACAGTAATCCTGCTTGAACATTCATCGGTATTTACCGCTGGTAAGCGCACAGAAGACTCGGAGCGCCCAGTTGATGGCACCCCTGTAATAGATGTTGACCGCGGTGGAAAAATCACTTGGCACGGTCCGGGTCAGCTGGTTGGCTATCCGATTATGAAACTCCCAAGACCTATTGATGTTGTCGGCTATGTCCGATGGCTCGAAGATGTTCTTATAAAAACCTGCGCCGAGTTTGGCCTGATCACAGAGCGAGTCGAGGGGCGAAGTGGGGTGTGGGCACCTCTGAATGGAAGCCATGTCAAAGTGGCTGCAATAGGCATTCGCGTAGCGGAGCACACCACAATGCACGGGTTTGCTCTCAACTGCAATAATTCACTCGATCCCTATGAAACAATCATTGCTTGTGGCATCAGAGACGCTAAAACCAGCACACTCACCGAACTTTTAGGGCGAGAGATCACCCCCGCTATGGCGGCCGAAGTTGTAAAAAAACACCTCAAAGAGATTGGCAAGGTCGAACTGTGA
- the glnA gene encoding type I glutamate--ammonia ligase — protein sequence MDKQTDFVLRTIEERGVKFIRLWFTDVAGTLKSVAIAPAEVEGAFAEGLGFDGSAIEGLARTYEADMLAQPDPSTFQILPWRGEIDPTARMFCDIQTPDGLPAAADPRNVLRRALAKASDMGFSFYIHPEIEFYLLKSTQLDANGEPVPVDNAGYFDNVPGGTAHDFRRRAVSMLEQLGISVEFSHHEGGPGQNEIDLRYADALTMADNIMTFRTVIKEVAIEQGVYATFMPKPFTQHPGSGMHTHMSLFEGDTNAFFDPSSQYHLSKTAKHFIAGLLRHAPEITAVTNQYVNSYKRLWGGGEAPSFVCWGHNNRSALIRVPLYKPDKGNSSRIEYRAIDSAANPYLAYALLLNAGLKGIQEEYPLPAETEDNVWSLNDAERRAMGIQPLPQSLDHAIRKLEESELVAETLGEEVFSYVLANKRREWAAYRAQVTPFELKQNLETL from the coding sequence ATGGATAAGCAGACAGATTTCGTCCTTCGCACAATTGAAGAGCGAGGCGTGAAATTTATTCGCCTTTGGTTCACGGACGTGGCAGGAACATTGAAGTCTGTTGCGATCGCGCCGGCTGAAGTCGAGGGGGCGTTTGCCGAGGGTCTTGGCTTTGATGGGTCAGCGATTGAGGGACTAGCCCGTACCTACGAGGCGGACATGCTTGCTCAACCTGATCCAAGCACCTTCCAGATCCTTCCTTGGCGTGGCGAGATCGATCCAACTGCGCGAATGTTCTGTGATATTCAGACTCCGGATGGCTTGCCAGCTGCGGCTGATCCACGAAATGTTTTGCGCCGGGCACTTGCCAAGGCCTCTGACATGGGATTCTCGTTCTACATCCACCCTGAGATTGAGTTTTACCTTCTGAAGTCCACCCAGCTTGACGCCAACGGCGAGCCTGTTCCAGTTGACAACGCTGGCTACTTTGACAATGTTCCGGGCGGAACAGCCCACGATTTCCGTCGCCGTGCGGTTTCGATGCTCGAGCAACTCGGAATTTCAGTCGAGTTTAGCCACCACGAAGGTGGCCCGGGGCAGAACGAGATTGACCTTCGTTATGCAGACGCACTAACCATGGCCGACAACATCATGACCTTTAGAACTGTGATCAAAGAGGTTGCTATTGAGCAGGGTGTTTATGCCACCTTCATGCCAAAGCCGTTTACCCAACACCCTGGTTCTGGAATGCATACTCACATGTCGCTATTCGAGGGTGATACCAACGCATTTTTCGACCCAAGCTCCCAGTATCACCTTTCAAAAACCGCAAAGCACTTTATTGCCGGACTGCTTCGACACGCACCAGAAATCACCGCTGTAACAAACCAGTACGTGAATTCGTATAAGCGTCTCTGGGGTGGAGGCGAGGCTCCGAGCTTTGTTTGCTGGGGCCACAACAACCGCTCAGCTCTAATTAGGGTTCCCCTGTACAAGCCAGACAAGGGAAACTCTTCGCGCATTGAATACCGGGCGATCGATTCAGCCGCGAATCCGTATCTTGCGTACGCGTTGCTGCTGAACGCTGGTCTCAAGGGGATTCAAGAGGAGTATCCTCTTCCAGCTGAGACCGAAGACAATGTTTGGAGCCTAAATGATGCGGAACGACGCGCCATGGGAATTCAGCCGCTGCCACAAAGCCTTGACCACGCGATTCGCAAGCTAGAAGAGTCTGAGTTGGTAGCCGAGACCTTGGGCGAGGAAGTATTCAGTTACGTGCTGGCTAACAAGCGCCGCGAGTGGGCCGCCTACCGAGCGCAGGTAACGCCGTTCGAACTAAAGCAGAACCTCGAGACCCTCTAG
- a CDS encoding NAD+ synthase translates to MPIVRLAMAQTNPIVGDISGNLANCLATVREAAANQANLVVFGEMCVAGYPIEDLATSPEFIEAAESAVREFAIALEKDGFGDIAVVIGHPSRASASTWAIAHNSASVLLGGTVLGRYDKHHLPNYSVFDEYRVFVPGNQLFTFEHCGLKFSTLICEDIWQSGGPVAQISNHGTDIALVLNGSPFEVDKGDRRLELVKSLALTQDIAVSYVNLTGGQDDLVFDGDSLFVDSSGELVVRAEQFQTSIDYVDITSKSTAESKNMRAPAVTRSSLEEQVWNALVTGLKDYVAKNGFKSVILGLSGGIDSAVCASIAADAIGAENVFGVLMPSEHSSDHSIGDAVDLAQRIGLNYQTESIKDFVDAFEKQIPLTGLAAENLQARARGLILMSLSNERGHLTLTTGNKTELAVGYSTIYGDSVGGFAPIKDVEKTLVWRLANWRNQHAVAMSHTPPIPQNSIEKPPSAELRPGQVDQDSLPDYETLDALLELYVEKSFGRKQIIDAGFEVETVDRVISLVDRSEWKRRQGAIGPKISPLAFGRDRRFPITNRWTHRKS, encoded by the coding sequence ATGCCGATTGTTCGCTTAGCTATGGCCCAGACCAACCCGATAGTTGGAGACATTTCTGGAAACCTGGCCAATTGCCTCGCCACAGTTCGTGAAGCAGCCGCCAACCAGGCTAATTTGGTGGTTTTCGGAGAAATGTGTGTTGCCGGCTACCCAATCGAGGACCTAGCAACCAGCCCTGAATTTATTGAGGCAGCCGAATCTGCCGTTCGGGAGTTTGCCATTGCTCTTGAAAAAGATGGATTCGGTGACATTGCAGTGGTTATCGGGCATCCGAGCCGGGCATCCGCGAGTACCTGGGCGATTGCGCACAACAGCGCCTCAGTCCTGCTTGGTGGAACAGTCTTAGGGCGGTATGACAAGCACCACCTGCCAAACTATTCAGTTTTTGATGAGTACCGCGTTTTTGTACCAGGTAACCAACTCTTTACTTTCGAACACTGTGGCCTGAAGTTTTCGACCCTCATTTGCGAGGATATTTGGCAAAGTGGCGGACCAGTGGCTCAGATTTCTAACCACGGAACCGACATTGCCCTGGTGTTGAATGGCTCCCCATTTGAAGTTGATAAGGGCGACCGCCGTCTTGAGCTGGTCAAGAGTCTTGCCCTGACCCAAGACATAGCTGTATCGTATGTGAACCTGACAGGTGGCCAGGATGATTTGGTTTTTGACGGCGACAGTCTCTTTGTTGATTCCAGTGGCGAACTAGTTGTTCGAGCTGAGCAGTTTCAGACCTCAATCGACTACGTCGACATCACGAGCAAATCAACCGCTGAAAGTAAAAACATGCGTGCCCCTGCCGTTACTCGCTCCAGCCTCGAAGAGCAGGTCTGGAATGCGCTGGTCACCGGCCTAAAGGACTACGTAGCGAAGAACGGTTTCAAATCGGTGATTTTGGGACTGTCAGGCGGAATTGATTCTGCTGTGTGTGCTTCCATCGCCGCGGATGCAATCGGTGCTGAGAACGTGTTTGGTGTACTGATGCCGAGTGAGCACTCATCTGATCACTCCATCGGGGACGCAGTGGATCTTGCCCAGCGGATTGGGTTGAATTATCAGACAGAGTCAATCAAGGATTTTGTCGATGCTTTTGAGAAGCAAATTCCGCTGACCGGTCTGGCCGCAGAGAACCTTCAGGCTCGCGCACGCGGGTTGATCCTGATGTCGCTGTCCAACGAGCGGGGCCACCTAACTCTGACCACTGGAAACAAAACTGAACTCGCGGTTGGATACAGCACCATCTACGGCGACTCGGTCGGAGGCTTTGCACCCATCAAGGATGTTGAGAAGACGTTGGTCTGGCGCCTAGCAAACTGGAGAAATCAGCATGCCGTCGCCATGAGTCACACTCCCCCAATTCCACAGAACTCGATTGAGAAACCTCCGTCAGCGGAATTGAGACCCGGGCAAGTTGATCAAGACAGCCTTCCAGATTACGAAACTCTTGACGCGCTTCTTGAGCTATACGTCGAAAAGTCTTTCGGTAGAAAGCAGATAATTGATGCTGGGTTTGAAGTTGAAACCGTCGACCGAGTGATCTCTCTAGTAGATCGTTCGGAATGGAAGCGTCGACAGGGTGCAATTGGCCCAAAAATTTCTCCACTCGCCTTCGGGCGTGACCGTAGATTTCCGATTACCAATCGTTGGACACATAGAAAGAGTTAG